Proteins encoded within one genomic window of Leptolyngbyaceae cyanobacterium:
- a CDS encoding putative baseplate assembly protein — translation MSLPLDSSLGKLNDCGCCTGLTAMTPLEVENRPGQNAIAYRVGTHSQFKQSLLSHLSNSQFPQLQNLRTREDDDFTIALFDGWATVADVLTFYQERIANESYLRTATERVSLLNLARLIGYELRSGVAANAYLAFELETAPGTPEQVTIDLGTKVQSLPLPGEQVQIFETVEKIAAKPEWNGIKPRLTKRHPLPKDVNWLFLAGISTGLKPGDPLLIQPDPDSEGESQPVFCEVLAVIPQPENNRTKVELNRFSEIALYPVKVSVIPPKILLPRSQLARTFDRQKVSAAELRALARKWHFHLPSIANNFAATEPPSPGVLTFRVRASIFGHNAPKWQNLPYIQRVGEKVSIKAANGTIKDDVVPGIYKDRQYSWAENTLDKYHEAEDNTIYLDNVYSSIVKDSYVVFKAGSKWKLHQVAAATDVSRSDFTLTAKVTSLTLKNAEAFSQFSIRKTTVFAQNEELKLAPMPIETEVSGAQIDLHDVIETLWKGQPIIICGELNENRGNQGCEFAKIIDVIHNFGEESYTQIILENNLDRSYVRDTVTIYANVALATHGETKTEVLGNGDGSQSYQRFMLRQSPLTYVSAANSSGATSTLQVRVNDILWHEVATLYGHRPSDRIYVTRTDDDGKTTIQFGDGEIGARLPSGQENIKATYRQGIGLSGMVQAGQLNLLMTRPLGVKGVKNPLPATLAQNPESSEEARRNATLNIMTLDRIVSLSDYEDFARAFSGIAKALATWVWIGEKRGIFVTLAGYNGEIVPEDSLVSQNLLEAMRKAGDPFIPLVVKSFVPISFGIAAKVKVDSDYIREKVLADVRTSLLSYFSFENRDLGQPVTKSEAIAFIQSIPGVVAVDLDKLYRFDRSEILNDFLLATVPEMGAGGALIPADLLTLDDDFLSLGELAEF, via the coding sequence ATGAGTTTACCGCTCGATTCTAGTTTGGGGAAATTAAATGATTGTGGTTGTTGTACGGGACTGACAGCGATGACTCCGCTAGAGGTGGAAAATCGCCCCGGTCAAAATGCGATCGCTTATCGAGTTGGCACTCATTCCCAATTCAAACAAAGCTTACTTAGCCATTTATCAAACAGCCAATTTCCTCAATTACAAAACTTGCGAACTAGAGAAGATGACGATTTTACGATCGCGCTTTTCGATGGGTGGGCAACGGTGGCTGATGTGCTGACTTTTTATCAAGAAAGAATCGCCAATGAAAGTTATTTACGCACGGCAACGGAGAGGGTTTCGCTGCTGAATTTAGCGCGATTAATTGGCTACGAATTGCGATCGGGTGTGGCTGCTAATGCTTATTTAGCTTTTGAGTTAGAAACTGCCCCAGGTACGCCGGAACAAGTAACGATCGATCTTGGTACGAAAGTCCAAAGTCTGCCGCTTCCCGGCGAACAAGTGCAGATATTTGAAACAGTGGAAAAGATTGCCGCCAAGCCGGAATGGAATGGGATTAAACCTCGGTTGACTAAACGGCATCCGCTTCCAAAAGATGTGAATTGGCTTTTTTTGGCTGGAATATCCACCGGATTAAAACCGGGCGATCCGTTATTAATTCAACCCGATCCAGATAGTGAAGGAGAAAGTCAACCTGTTTTCTGTGAAGTTTTGGCGGTGATTCCGCAACCGGAAAACAATCGAACCAAGGTTGAATTAAACCGCTTTTCGGAAATTGCGCTCTACCCGGTAAAAGTAAGCGTAATTCCGCCTAAAATCTTATTGCCTCGCAGTCAGTTAGCACGAACTTTTGATCGCCAAAAAGTTAGCGCCGCCGAATTGCGTGCTTTGGCGCGAAAATGGCATTTTCATCTACCCTCAATTGCTAACAATTTTGCCGCAACCGAACCGCCATCTCCTGGGGTGCTAACATTTCGAGTGCGAGCTTCTATCTTCGGTCATAATGCTCCTAAATGGCAGAATTTACCTTATATTCAGCGGGTTGGGGAAAAAGTTTCGATTAAAGCTGCAAATGGCACGATTAAAGATGATGTAGTACCGGGAATTTATAAAGATCGCCAATATTCTTGGGCAGAAAATACCCTCGATAAGTATCACGAAGCAGAAGATAATACTATATATCTCGACAATGTTTATTCCAGCATTGTCAAAGATAGTTATGTGGTTTTCAAAGCCGGGAGTAAATGGAAATTACATCAAGTTGCCGCAGCTACAGATGTTTCTCGATCGGATTTCACCTTAACAGCTAAAGTAACTAGTTTAACGCTGAAAAATGCTGAGGCTTTCTCTCAATTTTCCATTCGCAAAACTACAGTTTTTGCTCAAAATGAAGAATTGAAATTAGCACCAATGCCGATCGAGACAGAAGTATCGGGCGCACAAATTGACTTGCACGATGTTATAGAAACTTTATGGAAAGGACAACCAATTATTATCTGCGGTGAATTGAATGAAAATCGCGGTAATCAGGGATGCGAATTCGCCAAAATTATTGATGTTATACACAATTTTGGGGAGGAAAGTTACACGCAAATTATCTTAGAGAACAATCTCGATCGGAGTTACGTTCGCGACACGGTAACAATTTATGCCAATGTTGCTCTGGCTACACACGGCGAAACTAAAACCGAGGTGTTAGGTAATGGCGATGGAAGTCAAAGTTATCAGCGTTTTATGTTGCGTCAATCGCCTTTAACTTACGTGAGTGCGGCAAATTCTAGCGGTGCAACCTCAACTTTACAGGTGCGGGTTAACGATATTTTATGGCATGAGGTAGCAACTCTGTACGGACATCGCCCAAGCGATCGCATTTACGTTACCCGCACTGACGACGATGGCAAAACTACCATTCAGTTTGGCGATGGGGAAATCGGCGCACGTCTTCCCAGCGGACAGGAAAATATCAAAGCTACCTATCGTCAAGGTATTGGTTTGTCGGGAATGGTGCAAGCGGGACAATTAAATTTGCTGATGACTCGTCCTTTGGGAGTGAAAGGGGTGAAAAATCCCCTACCAGCTACCCTGGCGCAAAATCCAGAATCCTCTGAGGAAGCGCGACGCAACGCCACTTTGAACATTATGACGCTCGATCGCATTGTTTCGCTGTCAGATTACGAAGATTTTGCCCGGGCATTTTCTGGTATTGCAAAGGCGTTGGCTACTTGGGTTTGGATCGGTGAAAAAAGAGGCATTTTTGTTACCCTTGCGGGATATAACGGGGAAATCGTGCCAGAGGATAGTCTTGTTTCTCAAAATCTGCTGGAAGCGATGCGAAAAGCTGGCGATCCTTTTATTCCGTTAGTGGTGAAATCTTTTGTACCGATATCTTTCGGAATTGCTGCGAAAGTAAAGGTGGATTCAGATTACATTCGAGAAAAAGTGTTAGCGGATGTTCGGACTTCTTTATTGTCTTATTTTTCCTTTGAAAATCGAGATTTGGGTCAACCTGTAACGAAGAGTGAAGCGATCGCATTTATCCAGTCTATACCGGGAGTGGTAGCTGTGGATTTAGATAAGCTTTATCGCTTCGATCGATCTGAAATTTTAAATGATTTTTTGCTGGCTACCGTACCGGAAATGGGGGCGGGGGGTGCGTTAATTCCTGCTGATTTGTTAACGCTGGATGATGATTTTTTGAGTTTGGGTGAGTTGGCGGAGTTTTGA
- a CDS encoding DUF6519 domain-containing protein: MKGDFSRQTFDSKKHYTAVLMQQGRVQVDADWNEQQAINQYQITTETKDLIGKCGVPQTSDGFQITLNDDKSDLIISPGRIYVDGILTELETSSLISITFPPNTTNEVKVESLIVDHRELQPYQWVQLSANEIDWHSFRISEVKPEQQTIILNADLSSYNTATKLRRFITYTTQPDYPNPEFITETNPPQLKLENANYLIYLDVWQRHITAIDDRHIRETVLGDADTATRSQTVWQVKIAKKEGEITCDTPLDFPVSTGSLNVRTKPAKKPTDLCKITPNNGYQGSENQLYRVEIHDSGILGTATFKWSKDNGSIVTKIEKFDNKQLTVNSVGRDEVLGFADKQWVEIVSDRTELHNKIGEFTQIDRVNPTTRLITLTTTPTPIDPQWNPQLRRWDNSGLIKVEQPSENDGWIILENDIEIKFSPGNYQTGDYWLIPARATAVGDIEWSRDRANNSQPQPPYTIQHHYCCLALLNWQTKKVKDCRHLFSPMTQLISFFFLGGDGQETMPGEELPQPLQVGVANGLSPIKAATIRFKIKLGNGSLSTQKGVFTSNLSEVSVQTDDNGVATCYWKLDGDKPSQQVIAELVDEKDRRLHLPIYFTANLSYPYPTPSNELNHNALGLALGGVLGLYMFFSCLLWVWCSSIGERSTFLRNIFCCSVCTPNLRVCDVNLLTCFWRFFLGLFLGYLTGWLIATLYNSYIRNFQKQATF; encoded by the coding sequence ATGAAAGGCGATTTTAGCAGACAAACTTTCGATTCTAAAAAACATTACACTGCTGTACTCATGCAGCAAGGAAGAGTACAAGTAGATGCTGATTGGAACGAACAACAAGCGATTAATCAGTACCAAATTACCACCGAAACTAAAGATTTAATTGGTAAATGTGGAGTTCCCCAAACTAGCGACGGTTTCCAAATCACCCTTAACGACGATAAAAGCGATTTAATCATTTCCCCCGGACGGATTTACGTAGATGGAATATTGACTGAACTAGAAACATCTAGCTTAATTTCGATTACTTTTCCACCCAATACCACCAATGAAGTAAAAGTAGAAAGCTTAATTGTCGATCATCGAGAATTGCAGCCTTATCAATGGGTGCAACTTTCAGCGAATGAAATTGATTGGCACAGTTTTCGGATTAGTGAAGTAAAGCCAGAGCAACAAACTATCATTTTAAATGCTGATTTGTCTAGTTACAATACTGCAACCAAATTGCGCCGCTTTATAACTTATACAACACAGCCCGATTATCCAAATCCTGAATTTATTACCGAAACTAATCCACCTCAACTAAAGTTAGAAAATGCCAATTATCTGATTTATCTTGATGTTTGGCAACGACACATTACTGCGATCGACGATCGCCATATCCGAGAAACAGTATTAGGCGATGCCGATACTGCTACTCGTTCTCAAACCGTTTGGCAGGTGAAAATTGCCAAAAAAGAAGGAGAAATAACTTGCGATACGCCGCTAGATTTCCCGGTGAGTACGGGAAGTTTGAACGTGCGAACAAAACCTGCCAAAAAACCAACCGACCTTTGCAAAATTACCCCTAATAATGGTTATCAAGGATCGGAAAATCAACTTTACCGTGTAGAAATTCACGATTCGGGAATCCTGGGAACGGCTACTTTTAAATGGTCGAAAGATAATGGTTCTATTGTTACCAAAATTGAGAAGTTTGATAATAAACAATTGACTGTTAATTCAGTGGGTCGCGATGAAGTTCTGGGATTTGCTGATAAACAGTGGGTGGAAATTGTTAGCGATCGCACGGAGTTGCACAATAAAATCGGAGAATTCACTCAGATCGATCGCGTTAATCCCACCACCCGCTTAATTACCCTAACTACAACACCGACACCGATCGACCCGCAATGGAATCCTCAACTGCGACGGTGGGATAACTCAGGCTTAATCAAAGTCGAACAACCAAGCGAAAATGACGGTTGGATTATTCTAGAAAATGACATCGAAATTAAATTTTCTCCAGGTAATTATCAAACAGGCGATTACTGGCTGATTCCCGCCCGCGCTACCGCAGTCGGGGACATCGAATGGTCGCGCGATCGAGCTAATAATTCGCAACCTCAACCCCCATATACTATTCAACATCACTATTGCTGCCTAGCCTTACTTAATTGGCAAACCAAAAAGGTGAAAGATTGCCGACATCTTTTCTCACCAATGACTCAGTTAATTAGCTTCTTTTTCCTGGGTGGAGATGGTCAGGAAACAATGCCCGGTGAAGAATTGCCTCAACCACTCCAAGTCGGTGTTGCTAATGGTTTGTCTCCAATTAAAGCCGCAACTATTAGATTCAAAATTAAACTGGGCAACGGTTCTTTATCCACTCAAAAAGGTGTTTTTACTTCTAATTTATCAGAAGTTTCTGTTCAAACTGATGACAACGGAGTAGCTACTTGCTACTGGAAATTAGATGGCGATAAGCCCAGCCAACAAGTAATTGCCGAATTAGTCGATGAAAAAGATCGGCGGCTACACTTACCGATTTACTTTACTGCCAATCTCAGTTATCCATACCCCACGCCATCGAATGAATTAAATCATAATGCTTTGGGATTAGCTTTGGGCGGAGTGTTAGGTTTATATATGTTTTTCAGTTGTTTATTATGGGTGTGGTGTAGTTCGATCGGTGAGCGATCGACTTTTTTACGAAACATTTTCTGTTGTAGTGTTTGTACGCCGAATTTGAGAGTTTGCGATGTTAACTTATTGACTTGCTTCTGGCGATTTTTCCTTGGTTTGTTCCTCGGTTACTTAACTGGTTGGTTAATCGCAACTCTGTACAACAGTTATATTAGAAATTTCCAAAAACAAGCCACTTTCTAA
- a CDS encoding AAA-like domain-containing protein, which translates to MITSFSSQPNYQVGGSLPINATTYVKRQADEELFQGLLRGEFCYVFNARQMGKSSLRVQTTYRLQAQGIRCGVIDITTIGTQEIVPEQWYGSMVGLLTKTFQLNVNLRLWWSERAHLSFVNRLSEFFDTVLLPQVPEKIVIFIDEIDSVLSLNFSTDDFFALIRACYNRRAEQPEYCRLTFALFGVATPADLISDTSRTPFNIGKAIELRGFELSEAKPLLSGGLTEIIPDAQTALQSILYWTGGQPFLTQKLCNLVVQNSQENFHSVLYLNSKNQHIKLKNQKLIEGIVQSKIIYDWEEQDEPEHLKTVRDRILYNEQRAGRLLGIYQQILQGVEVATDDSSEQIELILSGLVVKQQGYLQVKNPIYREVFNLEWVEKQLRELRPYSQLFDAWLASKQTDSSRLLRGQALKDAQIWSQGKSLSDLDYQYIAASQELDRQEVQLALEAERTKEVEARLKEEQRRLIQEKQAAKRQRILLFGVSIAFFIACGLGVITYFQYRRATESERQARISEIRALVSSSEGLFASNQKLDALIEAIKAKRKLQKLGLADARIDRTVENALRQAVYQADEYNRFSGHQAAVMAVDISPDSKLIASASVDKTIKLWRRDGTEIATLKGHQALVRRVKFSPDSQLIASGSDDNTVKLWKLDGTLLKTFPGHSLAVWGVAFSPQGNTIASASQDNTVKLWKLDGTLLKTFPARTAGALTSVAFSPDGEIIASTSGDKTVKLWKLDGTFLRSLVGHTAIVSSVAFSPDGKTIVSASGDKTVKLWQLDGTLLRTLVGHTAVISSAEFSPDGQKIVSGSRDKTVKIWQIDGTELATFRGHGASIWDVAWSRDGSYIASAGAENTVRLWESQNPLQTTITAHKGAIWGIDISADSSTIATCSEDGTVKLWSREGKLLATFTGGNAAIYGVGVASGANGKLIAATRNDNKVSIWERNGNAIAILTGHQATVFTVAFSPDTQIIATGSLDNTIKLWRRDGTLLHTMTGHHAPVWQVAFSPDGQFLTSAGGDGTVKLWKLDGSLVRTFRGHTAAVWRVAFNRQDNLIASGSGDNTVKLWTVDGKLVRTLSGHAAAVWGVAFSPDSKIIASGGVDNTVKLWKLDGTELTTLRGHAAAIRGVGYSADGKFVASVGEDNTLILWNVERILHLDLLSYGCDRLRDYLRTNAEVKEEDKHLCDGIGHNPENKKRKLFN; encoded by the coding sequence ATGATTACTTCTTTTAGTTCTCAGCCTAACTATCAAGTTGGTGGCTCTCTGCCAATTAATGCCACTACATACGTTAAACGACAGGCAGATGAAGAGTTATTTCAAGGATTGCTCAGGGGGGAATTTTGCTATGTTTTTAATGCGCGACAAATGGGCAAATCGAGTTTGCGAGTCCAAACCACTTATCGCTTGCAAGCTCAAGGAATTCGTTGTGGAGTAATTGATATCACTACCATCGGTACTCAAGAAATCGTACCAGAACAATGGTATGGTTCGATGGTGGGATTGTTAACAAAAACATTTCAACTTAATGTGAATTTGCGTCTGTGGTGGAGCGAACGCGCTCACCTTTCTTTTGTCAATCGTTTGAGTGAATTCTTCGATACCGTTTTACTACCACAAGTTCCGGAAAAAATCGTGATTTTTATTGATGAAATTGATAGCGTTTTAAGTTTGAATTTTTCCACTGATGACTTCTTTGCCCTGATTCGGGCTTGCTACAATCGTCGAGCCGAACAACCAGAATATTGCCGTTTGACGTTTGCCTTATTCGGGGTAGCGACTCCGGCTGACTTAATTTCCGATACCAGTCGTACTCCGTTTAATATCGGAAAGGCGATCGAATTAAGGGGCTTTGAACTGTCGGAAGCAAAACCCCTACTTTCAGGCGGGCTAACCGAGATAATTCCCGATGCTCAAACAGCTTTGCAAAGCATTCTTTATTGGACGGGAGGACAGCCATTTCTCACCCAGAAGTTATGCAACTTGGTAGTTCAAAATAGTCAAGAAAATTTTCACTCGGTTCTTTATTTAAATTCAAAAAATCAACATATAAAACTGAAAAATCAAAAATTAATTGAGGGTATCGTTCAATCTAAGATTATCTATGATTGGGAAGAGCAAGACGAACCAGAGCATTTGAAAACTGTACGCGATCGCATTTTGTATAACGAACAACGAGCGGGGAGATTGCTAGGCATTTACCAGCAGATCTTACAAGGTGTGGAAGTGGCAACCGATGACAGCAGCGAACAAATCGAACTGATTTTATCGGGGTTAGTTGTCAAACAGCAGGGATATTTGCAGGTTAAAAATCCGATTTATCGAGAAGTATTCAATCTCGAATGGGTAGAGAAACAATTAAGGGAACTGCGCCCCTACTCTCAACTATTCGATGCTTGGTTGGCATCAAAACAAACAGATTCTTCGCGACTTTTGCGAGGACAAGCTTTAAAAGATGCTCAAATTTGGTCGCAGGGAAAAAGCTTAAGTGATTTGGATTATCAGTATATCGCTGCTAGCCAAGAACTCGATCGCCAGGAAGTTCAACTCGCTTTAGAGGCAGAACGCACCAAAGAAGTGGAAGCGCGACTAAAAGAAGAACAAAGACGATTAATTCAAGAAAAACAAGCTGCCAAACGACAAAGAATCTTGCTGTTTGGAGTCAGCATAGCATTTTTTATTGCTTGCGGATTAGGAGTAATAACTTATTTTCAGTATCGCCGCGCAACAGAAAGCGAACGTCAAGCCAGAATTAGTGAAATTCGAGCGTTAGTATCATCTTCTGAGGGATTGTTTGCCTCAAACCAAAAATTAGATGCTTTGATAGAAGCCATCAAAGCTAAACGAAAATTACAAAAATTAGGATTGGCAGATGCCAGGATCGATCGCACAGTTGAAAATGCCCTCAGGCAAGCCGTTTATCAAGCAGATGAATACAATCGTTTTTCCGGGCATCAAGCAGCTGTGATGGCGGTAGATATCAGTCCTGATAGTAAATTAATTGCCTCGGCAAGCGTAGATAAAACAATTAAACTTTGGCGACGAGATGGAACGGAAATTGCCACCCTCAAAGGTCATCAAGCACTCGTTCGCCGAGTCAAATTTAGCCCAGACAGTCAGCTAATTGCTTCTGGCAGTGACGATAATACGGTTAAACTCTGGAAGTTAGATGGCACTTTGCTGAAAACTTTTCCGGGTCACAGTCTTGCGGTGTGGGGAGTTGCTTTTAGTCCGCAAGGTAATACAATTGCCTCTGCAAGTCAAGATAACACCGTGAAACTCTGGAAGTTAGACGGCACTTTATTAAAAACTTTTCCGGCTCGTACTGCTGGTGCCTTAACTTCAGTGGCATTTAGTCCCGATGGTGAAATAATTGCATCAACAAGTGGAGATAAAACTGTCAAACTCTGGAAGCTTGACGGTACTTTTCTGAGATCGCTTGTAGGCCATACTGCGATCGTATCTTCAGTAGCGTTTAGTCCCGACGGTAAAACAATTGTTTCGGCAAGTGGAGATAAAACTGTCAAACTTTGGCAGCTTGACGGTACTTTGCTGAGGACGCTTGTAGGTCATACTGCTGTCATATCTTCAGCGGAGTTTAGTCCCGACGGCCAAAAAATCGTCTCTGGAAGTCGGGATAAAACTGTCAAAATTTGGCAGATTGACGGTACAGAACTGGCTACCTTTAGAGGTCACGGCGCGTCGATTTGGGATGTAGCTTGGAGTCGTGACGGCAGCTATATTGCTTCGGCGGGTGCAGAAAACACCGTCAGATTGTGGGAAAGTCAAAATCCCTTACAGACAACTATTACTGCCCATAAAGGTGCAATTTGGGGAATCGATATCAGTGCCGATAGTTCGACGATCGCTACTTGTAGCGAAGACGGTACAGTTAAACTTTGGAGTCGGGAAGGCAAATTGTTGGCGACTTTCACTGGAGGAAACGCGGCAATTTATGGTGTTGGTGTTGCTAGCGGTGCGAATGGCAAGTTAATTGCTGCTACCAGAAACGATAATAAGGTGAGTATTTGGGAGCGAAATGGGAACGCGATCGCAATTTTAACAGGTCATCAAGCTACCGTCTTTACAGTCGCTTTCAGTCCAGATACTCAAATTATTGCTACCGGAAGTCTAGATAACACAATTAAGCTTTGGCGGCGCGACGGTACATTATTGCATACCATGACCGGACATCACGCTCCTGTTTGGCAGGTAGCATTTAGTCCCGACGGTCAGTTTCTTACCTCCGCCGGGGGAGACGGTACTGTAAAGTTGTGGAAGCTTGACGGTAGTTTGGTGAGAACTTTCCGAGGTCACACTGCGGCAGTTTGGAGAGTTGCTTTTAACCGTCAAGATAATCTCATCGCTTCTGGCAGTGGAGATAATACAGTTAAGCTTTGGACAGTTGACGGTAAATTAGTCAGAACGCTTTCAGGTCACGCAGCAGCAGTGTGGGGAGTGGCGTTTAGTCCCGACAGTAAAATTATCGCTTCTGGCGGTGTAGACAACACGGTGAAGTTGTGGAAACTCGATGGTACGGAACTAACTACGCTTAGGGGTCACGCGGCGGCGATTAGGGGAGTGGGGTACAGTGCTGACGGAAAGTTTGTCGCTTCCGTCGGTGAGGATAACACGCTGATTCTGTGGAATGTAGAGCGAATTCTCCATCTGGATTTGTTAAGTTATGGTTGCGATCGCCTGCGTGATTACCTGCGAACAAATGCCGAAGTGAAGGAGGAGGATAAACATTTGTGCGATGGAATCGGCCATAATCCTGAAAACAAAAAGAGAAAATTATTTAACTGA